In Methylomonas sp. MK1, the genomic stretch AAATCAGCTTTTTGTTGCGCGATTATCGCACCGACGATGTGCATCCTATCGATCCGGAATTACTGGATCAATTACACGATTTGAAACAAATTTTGGGTTTAAATCAACCGTTTGATGTTATTTGCGGTTATCGTTCGCCATTGACCAACGCTAAACTGCATGCCGAGAATTCCGGTGTTGCGAATAACAGCTTCCACATGCATGGGCGGGCAGTAGATATTCGTATCGAACGCTTTGACCTTCGGCGTATTCATAGTGCAGCGCTGGCTATGCACCGTGGCGGAGTCGGATATTACCCTGAGTCAAACTTTATCCACCTGGACACTGGAACCTTCAGAACCTGGAAGTTATAGAGTCGTTCGCTCATAAAAAAAGCGCCATTTGCGGCGCTTTTTTTATGTCTGCTCGATTTTGCGGATTATGGATTGGCGCCGACGTCCGGGCTTTTACTCATCACTAATTGATTATTCGCTGTCGAACTAGCCGTAGTGGGAGCATGGATTTTGTCCAGGGCCTTTTTCAGTTGCTCGTCCTGGCCGTAAACGTCCGGGTAAAAACGTAACTGGTTTTGATGATCGACAAATGTCGTGCCGTAATAAAACAGTACCGGTACGGCGCGTTTTAGCGTCACGTGGCGGGTTTTAGGGGCCGACATTGCTTGCTTGATGGTTTCTTTGTCCCAGCCGGCCTGATCGCCCAGGACGAATTGGGCTAATTGTTCCGGTGCCGATACCCGCACGCAGCCGTGGCTTAAATCGCGACGTGGGCGGTTAAATGCGGCATGGCCGGGGGTGTCGTGTAAATATACGTCCGCCGTATTTGGAAATACGAACTTAACCCGTCCTAACGGATTTTTCTTGCCCGGGCGCTGCCGCGCGCGCAAATAGCTGCCGCCGCCTTTCTCTTCACTGTTTTGGTGTCTTACCAGTTCTATTTCCTGGCTGGCTAAATAGCCTTGGTTATTTGCTGCTTTTGGCAGTATTTCTTTTTCATAAATAGTTTTTGGAATGTTCCAGTACGGCATAAATTCCAGATATTTCATTTCTTCCCACAGTACCGGCGTTTGGTTGCTCGGGGACTTGCCTACTACTACTTTCATGTTCAGCGGGTTAGGGTCGTCAACTGAATTAAACGCCCATAACTCAAATGCCGGGATATTAACCACAATCATCGGTCCGTCGGTGGTATCCGGAATCCAGCGCGCGCGCTCCATGGCCAGCGCGATCTGGGCGATTTTTTCGCTCGAAGATTGATTGAATAAGGCGGCAGTGGCCGAGCCAATCACGCCATCTGCTGTTAATCCTTGTTGTTGCTGAATTTTTTTGACGGCGGCAACCAAATCGCTGTCGTAAGTTTTACTATCGGCGGCGCTATTGTCCAGTAAGCCCATGTCTCGCAGTCGTTGGCGCAAATGCACGATATGCGGATGCTTATCGCCTGGACGTAGCATTTTGCCGGGCTTGAATTCCTGAGGCCCCGTTTGATTTCCCAACTGCTGCAAGCGGGTCAAAATTTGTTTGAGCTGCTGATATTGCTTGGTTTTAGGCTCGAACTGACCGACCACTTCAGTCAAGGTTTGCGCCGCCAGGTGCTGTTTCAATAAACCAGCCAAGTCTAAAGCGGGTTTGGGAGCAATGTGTACCGGATACTCAACATCGCGCGGATCCACTTGGCCTTGCCGCAAATCGTGCAGATAACGTACTAAGGATACGGTCAAAGCCACATCGTAACCCGCAACGGCAGAGTTATCAGGATTTGGGCCACTGATCAGTTGTTTCAGGCGGTCAACGTCATAATTGGCAGGATTCAACGCATCGTTGGATGCATTGTTTAATATGCTCAACAAATCGTTAAGGTTTTTTTCCGAGCGATTTGCCGTAAACCAGATCGGTTGAAATTGAGTATTAAGATAGATTTGGCTAACAAGCTCGCTAACGCGGCTAAAATCGGCGCGTAACAACAGCGGATGTCGTTTACTAAGCAGAATCGCGCCAATTGGGTTGTCGGCA encodes the following:
- a CDS encoding L,D-transpeptidase family protein, encoding MPATVQETSLPSINSVSEIVNPIPADNPIGAILLSKRHPLLLRADFSRVSELVSQIYLNTQFQPIWFTANRSEKNLNDLLSILNNASNDALNPANYDVDRLKQLISGPNPDNSAVAGYDVALTVSLVRYLHDLRQGQVDPRDVEYPVHIAPKPALDLAGLLKQHLAAQTLTEVVGQFEPKTKQYQQLKQILTRLQQLGNQTGPQEFKPGKMLRPGDKHPHIVHLRQRLRDMGLLDNSAADSKTYDSDLVAAVKKIQQQQGLTADGVIGSATAALFNQSSSEKIAQIALAMERARWIPDTTDGPMIVVNIPAFELWAFNSVDDPNPLNMKVVVGKSPSNQTPVLWEEMKYLEFMPYWNIPKTIYEKEILPKAANNQGYLASQEIELVRHQNSEEKGGGSYLRARQRPGKKNPLGRVKFVFPNTADVYLHDTPGHAAFNRPRRDLSHGCVRVSAPEQLAQFVLGDQAGWDKETIKQAMSAPKTRHVTLKRAVPVLFYYGTTFVDHQNQLRFYPDVYGQDEQLKKALDKIHAPTTASSTANNQLVMSKSPDVGANP